The Endozoicomonas sp. 4G DNA segment GCGTGTAGCCAACAAAAGTTATCTGCAGGTGTTGGCATAATATCGAATCCCGCAAGATACTGGTTTAACAGCTGTTGCGGGTCATCTTCAGCAGATTCCTGTCCTTCCGAAGTGCCTTGTGCACCCTCTTGCGATGGGGCGCTGGTTTTTTCACTGGTTTTGTCTGATTCAGAATCTGCGGAGCTGACCGTGGCATTGCGCGGGAGAGTGGAGGCTTGGTCTGGCAGCGGGTGTGCAGTCAACTCGTCAGTTATTTGTGCCTCAACTGAAGCTATGAAAGACAGGGACAAGAATAGAGATCTTAGAAATCGTTTCAATGTCTTGGCTCTCAATTAACGTTAAAGGGCAAAGAGTAGATCAAATATTCCATAAGTGTTTTTTTTGAGAGACTGAAGTAATTGATGAGTGCCCTCTATTAATGGCACCCAGACTCCGTTCACCCTGAGCGCCCTTCGACTCCGCTCAGGATGCACGGTCGAAGGATGTGGACTCAGAACCAACAATAAAGACCGTGCCCGGCACCCTTCGACTCCGCTCAGGGTGAACGGAGTTTGGGTGCCATTGATAATCTGGAGCGTGAGAACGAGGGGGGTACGGATATCAAGGCTTGGTTGTGCTAGTGGTGGAAAAATGGGCCGTGAGTCCTCCATTGGTGTTTTTCTAGCAGTTCCTCATTATCGGTGCAGTAGCGGCAGCCGCACGCTAACTGAGGCAGCCGCCTCTGCGGCTTAGGATTAATACACTCCTGTGGGTTCCGGCATTTAGGGCACTCCCAAACTGGAGGTTGGTTCAGTACGTCAAAACAATTTTCACACAAGTAATGAAAGCAATTTGTACTCTTGACAGTACTATTTTTTGTAAACAGGTCCGTGCAACGAGAACAGTAGTGTGAATAGATGTCATACTTGGTGCCAGGCTGAATACCGACAAAGTGATTATCTCTGGATAAAAGTCCCAGATAGATCGTTTCCCCTGAGGTATTTATAGCCGATGATTCTGAAACTACGCTGACTTGAACACTACCAGGAGTGGCGTAGGTAAAAACCTGATCCTCAGCTAATCCACTGGCATGCAGATTGACAACGACAAACGTTTTTTCGGATAGGTAGCTCAGAAGCGGTAATAATATATTGAGGTCTGGCAATTCATTCTCGAAAAGTTGCTGCCTGAGCAATTGGACATTTCTTTCGCCCTGTGCAGTTATCCAGCGTGATAAAAAAGCGGAACGCTCATTAAAAAGATTTTTCACCCTTTTAGCGAGCTTATCGAACATAGCGAACGTTTCAGTCAGTGCTTTCTGATCTGCTAAATGATCGTCAATAGTTTTAATGAGCGTTTCAACCAGTGTGGATACGTTTCGACCTGAGGATACACGGATAGCATGCAGCCAGGAAGATTTACCTGAAGGTGTATGCATAGCAAAGAATTTCTCAGGATACTGGTTTAATAGCTGTTGAGGGTCATTTTCTGCAAGTTCAGAGTCAGAGTCACTTTGCTGGGGCTTTTGTTTTTTAGCAGCAAGTGCCAGATCGTCAGTTGTGCTGGCAGATGCTGTGGCGACAGATCCATCCTCACTGGTGTGGTCGGTTTCCTGTCCTTCCGAAGCATCTTGTTCACTTTCTTGCGATGGGGGGCTGGTGTTTTCACTGGTTTTGTCTGGTTCAGAATCTGCGCTGCTCACTATTTTGGACAGAACCTCCTGACAGGCTTTCCTGTTTGATGCCAGGCACAAGACTGTATCATCAGGAAGATCAATAGCCGATGGGGCATAGCCGTCTGACTGGGCACGGGCATCTTCACGTTGTCGTTTAGCTTCCTGCTCAATGTCTTTTTGCTCTTTGACGGTGATGCCATTGGTTTTGGCAATGTACACCCTTCGGGCGGTGTCTTCGTCTGTTGTTTCTTCGGCGATCCTGATCTTCAGCCTGCCCATAGCTATTTCTTTGGTGGCGATTTTATCAATCCGCTCCATTTCAGCTTGCTGATTTTTTAAAACAGTCTGGTAATTGGACAGATCGTCTTCCGAAAATGTCAGCTTGGGTCCATAGGTATGGCGCAGAATCATGCTCTGGTGAGAATGGGTTTTCTTCAGGTAGAAAGACTGTTGGGTGTCCAGCGCCACGCTGGTTATGGACTCCAGACCAAAGCATTGCCAGGTCTTGTTATCAGGAGGGTCTATGGGCTGACAAAGGGTGTGATAGTCGGGCACAGGTTCCGGGCCACTGATAATAAAAGGATCATCCGATGAAACATGAAGAAACGGGTTATTGTACGGCTCTGGTTTGGTACCTTTTTCCGGATTATAGAGAAGCGGTTGCCAGACTTGCTGACTGAGTGCCAGTACACCCAGTGTCACCAGCGATTCTGTGATAGCGGATCCTTGGTCTGGCAGAGGGTATGCCGTCAACCTGCCGGGAATTTGTGCTTCCGCTGAAGCTATGAAAGTCAGAAAAAAGAATAAAGACTTAAGTAACTGTTTCAATGTCTTGGCTCTCTCTATTGTTGTTAAACACTGCTGCTAAACATTGCTGTTGAACATCGTTGTTGAACGGCAAAGAATAGATCAAATATTCCATAAGTGTTTTTTTTGAGAGACGGTTGTATGGATCAAAAAGTCGCCGCGAAGTGGATCATTTTTTATCATCCTTTTTTTTCTTTTTGGTTATACGACACACTTTGTTTTTGCGGCGCTTAGCAGGCGGCTGGATCGAGTTCGCTTACATACTTCTCGCTTTTAGTCTCAAAATCGCACAATACCGACTTATCTCGTTCAATGGCTGAAAAGGACCAAAGTCATACTCTTCGTCATCTTGAATCGGGGGTTCCTGTTCGGCAGGCGGGTCGTTCTGTTCGACTACTTCGTTACCGCTTTCATGGGGGGATGGGAGCTGCTGATTCCTGGGCTCAGTATAGTATTGTTGCTCCCTGCATACGGGACAATCCCACGCCGGAGATCGCTTCATTTTTTCAAAACAGTCATCACATAGGTAGTGAAAGCAACTTGTGCTCGTGATAGGACTGTTTTTTGTAAACTCGTCAAAGCAAACAGGGCAGCTATGTGAATGGTTGTCATCCTGAGTGTCACGAATACCGACAAAGTGACTATCTCTGGAGAGAAGTCCCAGATAGATCGTTTCCTCTGAGGTATTTATAGCCGATGCTGCTGAGACTATGGTGGCTTGAACATGATTAGAAGCGGCGTAAGTAAAAACCTGATCCTGAGTCAAGCCACTGGCATGCAGATTGATAACGACAAACGTTTTTTTGAACAGGTGGCTCAGAAGCGGCAATAAAATAGTGAAGTCTGGCCATTCCTTATTAATGAGCTGTCGCCTGACCAATTGAACATTTTCTTGGCCCTGTGCATTTATCCAGCGTGATAGAAAAGCTGAATGTTCAGCTGTCAGTGCCTGCTCATTACCTGATAAATGATGGTTAATCATATTAATAAGCGTAGAAATCAGTGTGGATACGTCTTGATCTGCGGATAAGCGGATAGCGTGCAGCCAACAAAAGTTATCTGCGGGTGTTGCCATAACATTGAATCCCTCAAGGTACTGGTTTAATAGCTGTTGAGGGTCAGCTTCCACAAGTTCGGATTCAGAGCTGGTTTGCTGGCGCTTTTGCTTTTTAGCAGGAGGTTCCAGATCGTCAGTTGCGTTTGTGAGAGCGGAGGCTTGGTCTGGCAGACGATATGCCGTCAACCCGCCGGGAACTTGTGCCGCCACTGAAGCCATAAAAGGCAGGAAAAATAATAGATATCTCAGAAATCGTTTCAATGTCTTGGTTCTCAATTATTGCTAGACGGCAAGAGTAGACTAAATATCCTATGAGTGTTTTTTCGATATCTGTATATTCCTCGTTTCCACGCAGAGCATGGGAGCCAGAGTTACCACTCGTTCCCACGCTGGAGCATGGGAACCAGAGTTTTGCGACAGGCTCTCATTATTTACCACCCCGCTTCCTTTTCTCGTTAAATGGCGGCTGGTCAGACGCTTTTCTTTTGGGTCTCTTGGGTCTCCGGTCGGCAGGTCGTTGAAATGTTTATTGGGAAATCAGGTTAGTCAAAATCTGGAGAGTCTGTTTTACTGGGAGGGTTCATCGTCTGCAATAAACCTTTGCGCAATCATTTTTAGTCTCAGAGTCATACAATACCGACTCCACTCGTTAAATGGCCGAAAAGGACCAAAGTCGTATTCTTCGTCATCTCGAATCGGGGATTCCTGTTCGGCAGGCGGGTCGTTCTGTTCGACTACTTCGTTACCGCTTTCATGGGGGGATGGGAGCTGCTGATTCCTGGGCTCAGTATAGTATTGTTGCTCCCTGCATACGGGACAATCCCACATCGGAGATCGCTTCATTTTTTCAAAACAGTCATCACACAGGTAGTGAAAGCAACTTGTGCTCGTGATAGCACTGTTTTTTGTAAACTCGTCAAAGCAAACAGGGCAGCTATGTGAATGGTTGTCATCCTGAGTGTCACGAATACCGACAAAGTGACTATCTCTGGAGAGAAGTCCCAGATAGATCGTTTCCTCCGAGGTATTTATAGCCGATGCTGCTGAGACTATGGTGACTTGAACATGATTAGAAGCGGCGTAAGTAAAAACCTGATCCTGAGTCAAGCCACTGGCATGCAGATTGATAACGACAAACGTTTTTTTGAACAGGTGGCTCAGAAGCGGCAATAAAATAGTGAAGTCTGGCCATTCCTTATTAATGAGCTGTCGCCTGACCAATTGAACATTTTCTTGGCCCTGTGCAGCTATCCAGTCTGATAGAAAAGTTGAATGTTCAGCTGTCAGTGCCTGCTCATTACCTGATAAATGATGGTTAATCATATTAATAAGCGTATAAATCAGTGTGGATACGTCTTGATCTGCGGATAAGCGGATAGCGTGCAGCCAACAAAAGTTATCTGCGGGTGTTGCCATAACATTGAATCCCTCAAGATACTGGTTTAACAGCTGTTGAGGGTTAGCTTCCACAAGTTCGGATTCAGAGCCGGTTTGCTGGCGCTTTTGTTTTTTGGTAGGAGGTTCCAGGTCGTCAGTTGTGTTTGTGAGAGCGGAGGCTTGGTCTGGCAGGCGATATGCCGTCAACCCGCCGGGAACTTGTGCCGCCACTGAAGCCATAAAAGGCAGGAAAAATAATAGAGATCTCAGCAATCGTTTCAATGCTTTGGTTCCCAAACTTGAACGACTCGTAGCCCTCATCATAACCGTCGGCAAATTCCGGGTCTCGGGCTTTCCTATCTTGAATGTATTGATCCAGGTCACTCATGACACTCTCCTGTTCAGATAATCCCTGCGACGCTTTTCTGTTGGGTCACTGGTCAGCGGAGTGTTGGGTCTTTTTGTGCCTTTTCATACAGCCCCTCAGGTGGGTGACGTAGTTGCAGCCCTCATGGTCACACAAGTACAGCTTGGGTTTGGGGTTCCTGTCGCCATACATGGCCTTATGGTAGGTCTGTTCGTACGTTTCCAGAGGAGCTGTGAATTCGATGCGGCTATAAAATGGAAGTAAGTCGTCTAAGTGCAAGACCCAGGAAGAGCCTATTCTCACGCTGTTAGAAATGTTTATCCCCATCACTTCTATCTCTGGCTCAGTGGCTATGTCACTGTCTGAAATGGATTCAATATACTTCTGTTGGTTCCTGCATACAGGGCAGGCCCACACTGGATGCTTGTTTAATTTTTTTAAACACTCATCACACAAGTAGTGAAAGCAACTTGTACTCTTGATAGCCCTGTCTTTTGTAAACTCTTCACGGCAAACAGGGCAGCTATGTGAATGCTTGTTATAGCGGCTGTCAGGCTGAATACCGACAAAGTGATTATCCCTGGATAGCAGTCCCAGATAGATTGTTTCCTCCGGGGTATTGATAGCCGATGCTTCCGAGACTACGGTGACTTGAACATGATTAGAAGTGGCGTAAGCAAAAACCTGATCCTGAGTTAATCCACTGGCATGCAGATTGACGACGACAAACGTTTTTTTGAATAGGTAGCTCAGAAGTGGCAATAAAATATTGAGGTCAGGCCAATCCTGCTTGATGAGTTGCTTTCTGACCAATCGGACATTTTTTTCGCCCTGCGCATTTATCCAGCGTGTTAGAAAATCTGAATGTTCAGTGGCCACTGCCTGCTCATTATCTGGTAAATGATGGTCAATCATATCAATGAGCGTTTTAATCAGTGTGGAAACGCTTTGATCTGCGGATAAATGGATGGCATGTAGCCAACAAAAGTTATCTGCGGGTGTTTCCATAATATTGAATCCCACAAGATACTGGTTTAACAGCTGTTGAGGGTCGTCTTCTGCAGATGCCGATTCAGATTCAGTTTGTTGGAGCTTTTGCTCGTTACCAGAAGGTTTCGGATCGTTAGTTGTGCTGACAGCTGCCGTGGCAACAGATCCATCCTCACTGGAGTGGTCAGGTTCCTGTCCTTCCGGAGCGCCTTGTGCATCTTTCTGCGGTGGGGCACCGGTGTTTTTGAGAGCCAGGACACCCAGTGTTACCCGCGATTCTGTGAGAGTGGAGGCTTGGTCTGACGGGGGGTATGCAGTCAACCCGCCAGGAACTTGTGCCGCCACTGAAGCCATGAAAGGCAGGAAAAATAATAGAGATCTCAGAAATCGTTTCAATGTCTTGATTCTCAATTATTGTTAGATGGTAAGAGTAGACCAAACATCCTGTCTTTCCTGTTGGGTCACTGGTCGGCAGGGTGGAGGGTCTGTTTATGCCTTTTCAGATGGCAAAGGCTCTTGGTTCTGTAGTTACAGCGCTTATGCTTACAGTCAAATATCAAGACCGTCGAGTGTTTCTTCCATTCGTGCTCTTTCAGACATCTAAGATCTGTGGTTGCGTAGTCGCAGCCCTTATTTTTACACCGGTGGATCTCGTGTTTACCGTGTCTCATCACCATACAGAGCATATCGTTGGTATAGGAAGGTGTGTGGTATTTTCCTACGTGCCTTTGCATTTTGCGCCTATCATGGGTGCTGTACTCGCAGCCCTCAAATTGACACTCGAACGGTCTTTGGTCGGCAGGCAGGTGGAGATATTTTTGACTTGGCCAAGGGGGATAGAAAAAGGTATAACTTCTTACACATTTAGATTCAGAGTCAGAGTCAGAGTCAGTTTGCTGGCGCTTTTGTTGTTCAGCAGCAAGTGCCAGATTGTCAGTTGTGCTGTCAGCTGCTGTGGCAACAGGTCCATCCTCACCGGTGTCAGATGATACCCAGCATAATCGGACAGCTGGTAGGCTGGATGCGGTGGCAACAGATCCATCCTCTCCGGTGCCAGTGTGGTTGTCTTCCTCTCCTTCCGGAGCGTCTTGTGTACCTTCTTGCGATGAGGCGCTGGTGTTTTCACTGGTTGTGTCTGGTTCAGAATTTGGGCAGCTGACTATTTTGGACAGAGCTTCCTGACAAGCTTTCCTGGTGGATGCCAGGCACAGGACAGTATCATCAGGGAGATCAATATCCGATGGGGCATAACCGTCTGACTGGACATGAGCATCTTCACGGTGTCGTTTAGCTTCCTGCTCAATGTCTTTTTGCTCTCTGATGGTGATTCCGTTGGTTTTTGCAATGTACACCCTTCGGGCCGTGTCTTCGTCTGTTGTTGCTTCGATGATCCTGATCTTCAGCCTGTTCAGCGCCATTCCTTCGGTGGCGATTTTATCAACCCGCTCCATTTCAGCTTGCTGGTTTTTTAAAAAAGTCAGGTAGTCGGGCAGATCGTATTCCGAAAATGTCAGCTTGGGTCCCTGGGTATGATGCAGATAGGGAAGCGATTGCCAGGCTTGCTGCCTGAGTGCCAGCGCTCCCAGTGTCACCAGAGATCCTGTGAGAGCGGAGGCCTGGTCTGGCAGGGGGTATGCCGTCAACCCGTTAATTATTTGTGCCTCCACTGAAGCTATGAAAGACAGGGACAAGAGTAGAGATATCAATAATCGTTTCAATGTCTTTGCTCTCAATGAATGTTAAACGGCAAAGAGTAGATCAAATATCCTATGAGTGTTTTTTTTGGCAGGCGACTTTATGGACCAAAAAGTCGCCGCGAAGTGGCTTGCTTCGAGAGGACTCACAACACGACTGATTTCCTATGGTTGAGTACTTAATCTCTGGGATCAATAAACTCCTGTTGCTTCGCGCATACGGGGCAATCCCACTCTGGAGATTTGTTCTCACGGTTAAAACACTCATCACACAAGTAGTGAAAGCAACTTGTACTCTTGATCCCCGTGCTTTTTGTAAACTGGTTCAAGCAAACAGAACAGCTATGTGAATGGTTGTTATCCCCGGTGTCAGGCTGAATACCGAAAAAGTGATTAATCCTGGATAGCTGTCCAAGATATACAGGGTCTTCTCTGGTACCTAAAGGCCATGTTTCTGAAACTTGAACACTGGCAGGAGTGGCGCGGGTAATAATCTGACCCTCAGTCGATCCATCGCCATGCGGATTGACAATGACAAACGTTTTGTTGAATAAGTGGCTCAGAAGCGGCAATAAAATATTGAAGTCTGGCCGTTCATTATCGAGGAGTTGTTGCCTGACCCGTTCGACATTTTCTTCGCCCTGTGCAGTTATCCAGTCTGATAGAAAATCTGAATGTTCAGTTATCAGCTCATCATCGTGTAAATGGTTGTCAATCATGTCAATGAGCGTTTGAATCAGTGTGGCGACGTTTTCACCTGTGGATAAGTGGATAGCATGGAGCCAACAAAATTTACCCACGGGCGTTTGCATAACTTTGAAGCCCGCAAGATGCTCGTCTAACTGCTCTTGATGGTCGGGGTGGGGGGTCTTTTTGTGCATTTCCAGATTGCTCAAGTGGCGGGTTTGGTAGACGCACTCTTCGTGGTCACACCGGTAAATCGGGGCATACTGTTTGGCCTGCTGGCGAATCATCTGGTTGTGCCTTTCCAGAGCTTTCCCAGTGAGGACGGGCCAGTTGCTATTATCGGGACGCCGG contains these protein-coding regions:
- a CDS encoding zinc finger, RING-type domain-containing protein, with amino-acid sequence MKRFLRYLLFFLPFMASVAAQVPGGLTAYRLPDQASALTNATDDLEPPAKKQKRQQTSSESELVEADPQQLLNQYLEGFNVMATPADNFCWLHAIRLSADQDVSTLISTLINMINHHLSGNEQALTAEHSAFLSRWINAQGQENVQLVRRQLINKEWPDFTILLPLLSHLFKKTFVVINLHASGLTQDQVFTYAASNHVQATIVSAASAINTSEETIYLGLLSRDSHFVGIRDTQDDNHSHSCPVCFDEFTKNSPITSTSCFHYLCDDCFEKMKRSPAWDCPVCREQQYYTEPRNQQLPSPHESGNEVVEQNDPPAEQEPPIQDDEEYDFGPFQPLNEISRYCAILRLKARSM
- a CDS encoding zinc finger, RING-type domain-containing protein, which gives rise to MATPADNFCWLHAIRLSADQDVSTLIYTLINMINHHLSGNEQALTAEHSTFLSDWIAAQGQENVQLVRRQLINKEWPDFTILLPLLSHLFKKTFVVINLHASGLTQDQVFTYAASNHVQVTIVSAASAINTSEETIYLGLLSRDSHFVGIRDTQDDNHSHSCPVCFDEFTKNSAITSTSCFHYLCDDCFEKMKRSPMWDCPVCREQQYYTEPRNQQLPSPHESGNEVVEQNDPPAEQESPIRDDEEYDFGPFRPFNEWSRYCMTLRLKMIAQRFIADDEPSQ
- a CDS encoding zinc finger, RING-type domain-containing protein produces the protein MKRFLRSLLFFLPFMASVAAQVPGGLTAYPPSDQASTLTESRVTLGVLALKNTGAPPQKDAQGAPEGQEPDHSSEDGSVATAAVSTTNDPKPSGNEQKLQQTESESASAEDDPQQLLNQYLVGFNIMETPADNFCWLHAIHLSADQSVSTLIKTLIDMIDHHLPDNEQAVATEHSDFLTRWINAQGEKNVRLVRKQLIKQDWPDLNILLPLLSYLFKKTFVVVNLHASGLTQDQVFAYATSNHVQVTVVSEASAINTPEETIYLGLLSRDNHFVGIQPDSRYNKHSHSCPVCREEFTKDRAIKSTSCFHYLCDECLKKLNKHPVWACPVCRNQQKYIESISDSDIATEPEIEVMGINISNSVRIGSSWVLHLDDLLPFYSRIEFTAPLETYEQTYHKAMYGDRNPKPKLYLCDHEGCNYVTHLRGCMKRHKKTQHSADQ